A region from the Candidatus Electrothrix scaldis genome encodes:
- a CDS encoding RHS repeat-associated core domain-containing protein, with the protein MRYFFIITALLAFIATPANSALVKFEYDAAGNMISEQGKYYEYNDANQLVRVRKDSPDGEILAEYVYDYQGQRVKKTENGVTTYYIGKHYEERKGTTVNEKTSYFFANSQRIAKSTQKNKAPPEVSYYLNNHLGSADVIINEQGTQTDRLRYFPYGGYRTFPQEKHTFTGKERDEVTDNYYFEARYYNPNIRRFTQADTVIPDLYDPQSLNRYAYVQNNPLNFTDPTGHNKVTSWLLRQSKRIAAKAKPYVPVARDKIKEYASKSWSGTKSVATKGWNSTKSAADRGWNSTKSTASRGWNGTKSVASKGWDNTKSLGRKGIDGIKNKVKNLSVKSVGKEVVKDIAVEYVVDKVSTALFGEEQDIPYVKDVLLMHPYGIPLYMFLKPKAAGGPDADVPYDGSNDMNCLDKK; encoded by the coding sequence ATGCGTTATTTTTTTATCATAACGGCTCTTCTCGCCTTCATCGCCACCCCGGCCAACTCCGCCTTGGTGAAATTCGAGTATGATGCCGCCGGAAACATGATTTCCGAGCAGGGAAAATACTACGAATACAACGATGCTAATCAGCTCGTCCGGGTCAGAAAAGATTCTCCTGACGGAGAGATTCTTGCCGAATACGTGTATGACTATCAGGGCCAGCGGGTCAAAAAGACGGAAAACGGGGTTACCACCTATTACATCGGCAAGCATTACGAGGAAAGAAAAGGAACGACCGTTAACGAAAAGACCAGCTATTTCTTTGCCAACAGTCAGCGGATTGCCAAGAGTACGCAGAAGAACAAAGCTCCCCCGGAAGTAAGCTATTACCTGAATAATCACCTCGGCAGTGCCGATGTCATCATCAATGAACAAGGCACGCAAACAGACAGACTCAGATATTTCCCCTACGGCGGTTACCGCACCTTCCCGCAAGAAAAGCACACCTTTACCGGCAAAGAACGGGATGAAGTAACGGATAACTACTACTTCGAGGCCCGGTACTACAATCCGAATATCAGAAGGTTTACGCAGGCTGATACGGTTATTCCTGATTTGTATGATCCACAGAGTTTGAATAGGTATGCGTATGTCCAGAATAATCCACTTAATTTTACCGATCCAACGGGACATAATAAGGTGACAAGCTGGTTGCTGAGGCAATCCAAGAGGATTGCTGCGAAAGCAAAACCTTATGTGCCAGTCGCTCGTGACAAAATAAAGGAATACGCCAGTAAAAGCTGGAGTGGAACGAAATCAGTTGCAACTAAAGGATGGAACAGTACGAAATCTGCTGCCGATAGAGGATGGAATAGTACCAAATCTACTGCCAGTAGGGGATGGAACGGCACCAAGTCTGTTGCTAGTAAAGGATGGGATAACACGAAATCTTTGGGGCGAAAAGGTATTGATGGTATCAAAAATAAAGTGAAGAATTTGTCTGTTAAAAGTGTCGGCAAAGAAGTTGTAAAAGATATTGCTGTCGAATATGTAGTCGATAAAGTTTCTACGGCTCTTTTTGGAGAAGAACAGGATATTCCTTATGTAAAGGATGTGCTATTAATGCACCCTTATGGAATTCCTTTATATATGTTTTTGAAGCCAAAGGCGGCTGGAGGACCGGATGCTGATGTCCCTTATGACGGAAGTAATGACATGAACTGTTTGGATAAAAAGTGA
- the rrtA gene encoding rhombosortase produces MAKKEQAILNNILNDNKESAPGVFLPVLTLIFLALSFFGTVSPQLRALWILDRNALGQGEFWRIFGCHLVHFSPTHLFYNLLVFACAGWLVEKQNRLLFLLLYMLTAGAVSAALLWRYPNMGHYGGLSGVTCGFLLYSAFLLREQSGPWQRAGWLLLIALPLKVGLEFWHQGSILPYPDKQDFITMPLSHLAGMATAIACFAVSWFQARFFKALKNFPAKRGA; encoded by the coding sequence GTGGCGAAGAAAGAGCAAGCAATCCTGAATAATATCCTGAACGACAATAAGGAGTCAGCGCCGGGCGTTTTCCTACCGGTGCTGACCCTTATTTTTCTTGCTCTTTCTTTTTTTGGAACCGTTAGCCCTCAGCTCCGTGCCCTCTGGATTCTCGACCGCAATGCCCTTGGTCAAGGCGAGTTCTGGCGCATCTTCGGCTGCCACCTTGTTCATTTCAGTCCCACCCACCTGTTCTATAATCTCTTGGTCTTTGCCTGTGCAGGCTGGCTGGTAGAGAAACAAAACCGACTCCTCTTTCTCTTGCTTTATATGCTGACAGCTGGGGCCGTTAGTGCAGCCTTATTATGGCGCTATCCCAACATGGGGCATTATGGTGGGCTTTCGGGAGTAACTTGCGGGTTTCTTCTGTATAGCGCTTTTTTACTGAGAGAACAGTCTGGCCCTTGGCAGAGGGCTGGCTGGCTTCTGCTCATCGCTCTTCCGCTCAAGGTGGGCCTAGAATTCTGGCACCAGGGAAGTATCCTCCCGTATCCTGATAAACAGGATTTTATCACCATGCCGTTGAGCCATCTCGCAGGCATGGCGACAGCCATAGCCTGCTTTGCTGTTTCGTGGTTCCAAGCTCGATTTTTCAAAGCATTAAAGAATTTTCCAGCCAAGAGAGGTGCTTGA
- the rhlP gene encoding rhombotarget lipoprotein (RhlP (RHombo-target LipoProtein) is a family of predicted lipoproteins that, in general, co-occurs with a form of rhombosortase, and that has an apparent cleavage site for that enzyme, a GlyGly motif, near the C-terminus.), translating into MQQRSVFSRLTFLILMLSAFLLAGCGASTKQRSSSVVQFLYPNESGHIETPAIPRLALPLRVGIAFVPDGRSRRSPLTEKEKMALMQKVSSHFKQYDFVKSIDLIPSAYLQKNGSFSNLDQIRTMYGIDVIALISYDQTQFTDEGLASITYWTLIGAYVIPGEKNDTHTMVDTSVYDIASRKMLFRAPGISHIKSHATPVNLSEQLRKDSITGFKQASEELVGNLKIQLELFKDKVKESPGDYQIVHRPGYTGGGNLDLAYLLLLALAVGSGLWRRKSKQS; encoded by the coding sequence ATGCAACAACGTTCAGTTTTTTCTCGCCTAACCTTTCTCATCCTTATGCTGAGCGCCTTTCTGCTGGCCGGGTGCGGGGCATCAACCAAGCAACGTAGCAGCAGTGTGGTGCAGTTTCTCTATCCTAACGAAAGCGGTCATATTGAAACACCCGCCATCCCCAGGCTGGCCCTCCCCCTCCGGGTCGGTATCGCCTTTGTACCGGACGGGAGAAGCAGAAGGTCTCCTTTGACTGAAAAGGAAAAAATGGCACTGATGCAAAAGGTCAGCTCCCATTTCAAGCAGTATGATTTTGTCAAATCCATCGACTTGATTCCTTCAGCTTATCTCCAGAAAAACGGCAGCTTTTCCAATCTCGACCAGATCCGCACTATGTACGGAATTGATGTCATCGCACTGATCTCTTATGATCAAACCCAGTTCACCGATGAAGGCCTGGCTTCTATCACCTACTGGACTCTGATCGGTGCCTATGTAATCCCTGGGGAAAAGAACGACACCCATACGATGGTTGATACATCGGTTTATGATATTGCCAGCCGAAAAATGCTGTTCAGAGCACCTGGTATAAGTCATATCAAGAGCCATGCAACGCCGGTCAACCTTTCCGAGCAGCTCCGCAAAGACAGCATAACCGGATTTAAGCAGGCCAGTGAGGAATTGGTGGGAAATCTAAAAATCCAGCTGGAACTATTCAAAGACAAGGTCAAAGAGTCACCTGGTGATTATCAAATAGTCCATCGTCCTGGCTATACCGGTGGTGGAAATCTTGATCTTGCCTATCTTCTTTTGCTCGCTCTTGCCGTGGGATCCGGGTTGTGGCGAAGAAAGAGCAAGCAATCCTGA
- the glmM gene encoding phosphoglucosamine mutase, with translation MRQLFGTDGVRGVANTYPITTEIAMQLGRAIAFIVKNNTKRHHIVIGKDTRVSGYMIENALAAGICSMGVDVQLLGPLPTPGIAFITTSMRADAGVVISASHNPFQDNGIKIFSRDGFKLPDETELDIEDLIFSQKMAALRPVADEVGKAARIDDARGRYIVFLKHTFPDQYTLDDFHIVLDCAHGATYKVAPYVFAELGAKVTCIGVEPDGKNINHNCGALHPEVMAEKVKQLGADIGLALDGDGDRLIVCDEKGAIVDGDHIMAICASDLISRRKLKKKTLVATVMSNMGLEKVMTELGGQLVRANVGDRYVVETMRAKGYNFGGEQSGHLVFLDHNTTGDGILAALQLLAIMIKKRKPLSELADIMTSYPQVLENVRMSSKIAPEQIQGFPEALQAAEEQLGQRGRILVRPSGTEAVIRVMVEGENEKEISNIALELCDLVRRADRV, from the coding sequence ATGCGACAACTCTTTGGCACTGACGGCGTGCGCGGGGTAGCCAATACCTACCCCATCACTACAGAAATAGCTATGCAGCTGGGCAGGGCGATTGCCTTTATCGTAAAAAACAATACTAAGCGGCATCATATCGTTATTGGCAAAGACACTAGAGTTTCCGGCTATATGATTGAGAACGCTCTGGCTGCGGGGATTTGCTCTATGGGGGTTGATGTGCAGCTACTGGGCCCCCTGCCCACCCCAGGCATCGCCTTTATCACTACCTCCATGCGGGCGGATGCAGGCGTGGTGATTTCTGCCTCCCATAATCCTTTTCAGGATAACGGAATTAAAATTTTCTCCCGGGATGGCTTCAAGCTGCCTGATGAAACAGAGCTGGATATTGAAGACCTGATTTTCTCCCAAAAGATGGCCGCTCTTCGACCTGTAGCCGATGAAGTGGGCAAGGCTGCCCGCATTGACGATGCACGGGGCCGTTATATAGTTTTTCTCAAACATACCTTTCCTGACCAGTACACCCTGGATGATTTCCATATTGTTCTGGATTGTGCGCACGGTGCTACTTATAAGGTGGCTCCCTATGTCTTTGCTGAGCTTGGAGCCAAAGTAACCTGCATCGGTGTTGAACCGGACGGAAAAAATATCAATCATAACTGCGGGGCTCTTCATCCTGAGGTCATGGCGGAAAAAGTCAAACAGCTTGGCGCTGATATCGGCTTGGCCTTGGATGGTGACGGAGACCGCCTCATCGTCTGTGATGAAAAAGGAGCCATTGTTGATGGCGACCATATCATGGCCATATGCGCTTCGGATCTGATCAGCCGCAGGAAATTAAAAAAGAAGACCTTGGTCGCCACTGTGATGAGCAATATGGGACTGGAAAAAGTCATGACTGAGCTGGGTGGGCAGTTGGTCCGGGCCAATGTAGGGGATCGCTACGTGGTGGAAACCATGCGGGCCAAGGGATATAATTTTGGCGGAGAGCAATCCGGCCATCTGGTTTTCCTTGATCATAACACCACGGGTGATGGCATCCTTGCTGCCCTCCAATTGCTGGCTATTATGATTAAGAAGCGGAAGCCCTTATCTGAGCTGGCAGATATTATGACCTCTTACCCTCAGGTCCTGGAGAATGTACGCATGTCCAGCAAGATTGCACCGGAACAGATCCAGGGATTTCCCGAGGCCTTACAGGCCGCTGAGGAGCAGCTCGGTCAGCGGGGACGCATTTTGGTACGACCTTCTGGCACTGAAGCAGTTATCCGAGTTATGGTAGAAGGAGAGAATGAAAAAGAAATATCCAATATTGCTTTGGAGCTCTGTGACCTTGTTCGGCGTGCTGATCGAGTATGA
- a CDS encoding CdaR family protein, whose protein sequence is MAKLVRNWTKNINYKDLLLKLLSLALGILVWFLAVGTDQMDVNLNVPIEVLNLPKNLIIYNQYQKEVSVVLRGPRGIIQEVRNRPPSLSLDLSGVKPDTIVLNTENLNFPLPSGISILRMQPASITLSIDELVEQQIPITAVTEGSVDEGFLLKEVSLNPDKILVSGPASLISQTQSLKTYVINLSGLNHSATLPVHLDLSPEFMELIGETTVVAKLVVGDKFIKKKIRHIPINIRESEQEVRVSPNAITVIADIPEKLISETPVLSMLFRASVNAGPGEFPRTVPITVTGVTVPNHDPIQIISHTPTEVKVSLVEKKESAENK, encoded by the coding sequence ATGGCTAAACTCGTACGCAATTGGACAAAAAATATAAATTATAAAGACCTTCTCCTGAAGCTGCTTTCTCTGGCTCTCGGCATACTGGTCTGGTTCCTTGCTGTGGGAACCGATCAAATGGATGTAAATTTGAATGTGCCTATCGAGGTCCTTAACCTCCCGAAGAATCTCATTATTTATAATCAGTATCAAAAGGAAGTTTCTGTTGTTCTCCGTGGTCCACGAGGGATTATCCAGGAGGTACGTAATCGTCCTCCTTCCCTATCCCTTGACCTCTCAGGGGTAAAACCTGACACCATTGTCCTCAACACTGAGAATCTCAACTTTCCCCTACCCAGCGGTATCTCAATCTTAAGGATGCAACCAGCCAGTATAACTCTGTCCATTGACGAGCTGGTTGAGCAGCAAATCCCTATTACTGCCGTGACAGAAGGGAGTGTGGATGAGGGTTTTCTCTTAAAAGAGGTTAGTCTCAATCCTGATAAAATCCTTGTTTCCGGGCCAGCAAGCCTCATCAGCCAGACCCAAAGCCTGAAAACCTATGTAATTAATCTCAGTGGACTGAATCACTCCGCTACCCTGCCAGTCCACCTTGACCTTTCTCCCGAATTTATGGAACTAATCGGCGAGACAACCGTTGTTGCCAAATTGGTCGTAGGAGATAAATTTATAAAAAAGAAAATCCGTCATATCCCAATAAATATCCGTGAAAGTGAGCAGGAGGTTCGGGTCAGTCCCAATGCGATCACGGTGATTGCCGATATCCCTGAAAAACTGATCAGTGAAACACCGGTGCTTTCTATGCTCTTCCGCGCCTCAGTCAATGCCGGACCTGGAGAATTCCCCCGTACCGTACCGATTACGGTCACAGGGGTCACAGTACCGAACCATGATCCTATTCAGATAATTTCTCATACCCCTACTGAGGTGAAAGTTTCCCTTGTAGAAAAAAAAGAATCAGCAGAAAATAAATAA
- the cdaA gene encoding diadenylate cyclase CdaA — MPEFLHSFNFPRSIRWQDLVDILIVSFIIYRTILLIRGTRAVQMLAGILVVSFVYFVSIQMDLLTLQLLLRYLLSSILLILVVIFQDDIRRVLAEMGRTPFLKTQKMAAHELTEIISAAVYMARRRIGALMIIERKTGLAEYVETGFVLDAKLLQELLVALFFPMSPMHDGAVVIKKGRIHSAACLLPLSKNPDIDKRYGTRHRAALGLSEETDAVIIVVSEETQEISIVQRGNITPMRDEIKLEALLKKILLEG; from the coding sequence ATGCCCGAATTCCTCCACAGCTTTAATTTTCCCCGTTCGATCCGCTGGCAGGATCTTGTCGATATTCTCATTGTCTCCTTTATTATCTACAGGACAATACTCCTCATTCGAGGTACCCGGGCCGTCCAGATGCTGGCTGGAATTTTGGTGGTCAGTTTTGTTTATTTTGTCTCCATTCAGATGGATCTGCTCACCTTGCAGCTTCTGCTTCGCTACCTTCTCAGCTCCATTCTCCTGATCCTTGTGGTTATCTTTCAGGATGATATTCGCAGGGTGCTCGCGGAAATGGGCCGAACCCCTTTTCTAAAAACACAGAAAATGGCAGCTCATGAACTGACAGAAATTATTTCTGCTGCCGTATATATGGCTCGTCGACGCATAGGAGCCTTGATGATCATAGAGCGAAAAACCGGACTGGCTGAGTATGTCGAAACAGGCTTTGTTCTTGACGCCAAATTACTGCAAGAGCTCCTGGTGGCCCTTTTCTTCCCCATGTCGCCCATGCATGATGGCGCCGTGGTCATCAAAAAAGGTCGAATTCATTCCGCAGCCTGTCTGTTACCCTTATCCAAAAATCCTGATATTGATAAACGCTATGGGACACGGCACAGGGCAGCTTTGGGGCTTTCTGAAGAAACCGATGCTGTGATCATCGTTGTTTCTGAGGAGACCCAGGAGATATCCATTGTGCAGAGAGGCAATATTACACCTATGCGGGATGAAATTAAGTTAGAAGCACTTTTGAAAAAGATACTGCTTGAGGGTTAA
- a CDS encoding 50S ribosomal protein L11 methyltransferase codes for MLRPPYTEYKHLYVYYLDKKTLPPVTDPDLIGIWIEDETAILFFHQPKETFIQTLCEETGASIVYQADLNYQDWEAGVKITSFSTKTLLVRPVWEQADAQDKEHTEILLDPSVIFGSGFHATTRLCLETLELLLLESGMKIDSVLDLGTGTGLLAIAAAKLGVKRVTALDNNPLAVDVAQANVERNNCADIVTVGQFDLMQGLPDMNYDLVITNLYKGLLIHLFSDQGFWHPGLYMISGFIPGMEPDLLAALPADKVQMLHRGNAEQWRLWLLQYADKSGTNQDEQAMLLKKE; via the coding sequence ATGCTCAGACCACCATACACAGAATATAAACACCTTTATGTTTATTATCTGGATAAAAAGACGCTCCCTCCGGTCACGGACCCCGATCTGATCGGTATCTGGATTGAGGATGAGACCGCTATCCTTTTTTTTCATCAGCCCAAGGAGACGTTCATCCAGACACTTTGTGAGGAGACAGGGGCCTCCATCGTTTATCAGGCAGATCTTAATTATCAAGATTGGGAGGCAGGGGTAAAAATTACCTCTTTTTCCACCAAAACACTGCTGGTTCGCCCGGTCTGGGAGCAGGCCGATGCGCAGGACAAAGAGCACACCGAGATCCTCCTGGATCCCAGCGTTATTTTCGGCTCAGGTTTTCATGCCACCACCCGCCTTTGCTTGGAAACCCTGGAGCTTCTGCTGCTGGAGTCTGGGATGAAAATCGATTCAGTCCTGGATTTGGGCACGGGAACAGGACTCCTTGCCATTGCTGCGGCCAAGCTCGGGGTGAAGCGAGTCACAGCCCTGGATAATAATCCCTTGGCCGTAGACGTTGCTCAAGCCAATGTGGAACGCAATAATTGCGCAGACATTGTCACAGTCGGGCAATTTGATTTGATGCAGGGATTACCGGATATGAACTATGATTTGGTGATTACCAATCTCTACAAGGGGCTTCTGATTCATCTCTTTAGCGATCAGGGCTTCTGGCATCCGGGGCTCTACATGATTTCCGGCTTTATTCCTGGAATGGAACCTGACCTTCTTGCTGCCCTGCCAGCCGACAAAGTCCAGATGCTGCACCGGGGAAATGCAGAACAGTGGCGTTTATGGTTGCTCCAATATGCGGATAAAAGCGGCACCAACCAGGATGAGCAGGCAATGCTTTTAAAGAAGGAATGA
- a CDS encoding PGPGW domain-containing protein translates to MIAELTSLPLTELLQILGLISVLTFLGSLIILPWLVLRMRPDYFIRHRQEVDARHQRHPVLAVITFLFRNSMGLFLLLAGIIMLVLPGQGILTMVIGFSLMDFPGKHRLNERIIAHRKIQRSLNWIRRKGGKEDLIFSSEKQYDTQFYC, encoded by the coding sequence ATGATCGCCGAGCTCACCTCCCTTCCCCTGACAGAGCTGCTGCAAATCCTGGGCCTTATCTCTGTGCTGACTTTTCTCGGTAGCCTGATAATCCTCCCCTGGTTGGTCCTGCGTATGCGACCGGATTATTTTATTCGCCACCGTCAGGAGGTGGATGCGCGGCATCAACGCCATCCGGTACTTGCGGTTATCACCTTTCTCTTCCGTAACAGCATGGGCTTGTTCCTTTTGCTCGCCGGGATAATCATGCTGGTTCTCCCCGGCCAAGGGATCCTCACGATGGTAATCGGTTTTTCTCTGATGGATTTTCCAGGAAAGCATCGTTTAAATGAGAGAATCATAGCTCATCGCAAAATTCAGCGCTCCTTGAATTGGATTCGCCGCAAGGGTGGAAAAGAGGATCTGATATTTTCTTCTGAAAAACAATATGATACACAATTCTACTGTTAA
- the mutY gene encoding A/G-specific adenine glycosylase has protein sequence MIHNSTVNVTQGLLAWFTANQRPLPWRKEYRPYHVWISEIMGQQTQMERVVSYFQNWISLFPDIPSLAAASEQEVIKVWEGLGYYSRVRNIRKTAEILVQEYGGELPKTEAELLALPGIGPYTAAAILSIAFNQAVPLIDANVERVLCRLDDIDQPVKQAATRKILLQRCSELLPQDDARNFNQALMEFGALICTPKKPSCTTCPLQQHCQAYLKDIVDLRPVPGKKEQRIDIFMACGIIRQGDRFFIQQRMEKDVWGGLWEFPGGRLKEGENSEQAAVREILEETEFQVSEVRPFATAVHHYTKYRVTLDAFFCTLADQQVTEPVLHAASQYKWVTLKELSHFAFPSGHRQLIEKLH, from the coding sequence ATGATACACAATTCTACTGTTAATGTTACCCAGGGCCTTCTTGCCTGGTTTACCGCAAATCAACGCCCTCTGCCTTGGCGCAAGGAATACCGTCCATACCATGTTTGGATCTCCGAAATCATGGGCCAACAAACCCAGATGGAACGGGTTGTCAGCTATTTTCAAAATTGGATCAGTCTGTTTCCTGATATCCCAAGCCTGGCAGCGGCTTCAGAGCAGGAGGTGATCAAGGTCTGGGAAGGGCTGGGTTATTATAGCCGGGTGCGTAATATTCGTAAAACCGCTGAAATCTTGGTCCAGGAATACGGGGGAGAACTCCCAAAGACAGAGGCTGAGCTGCTGGCCCTGCCCGGCATTGGGCCGTATACGGCTGCTGCCATTCTCTCCATCGCCTTTAATCAGGCTGTTCCTCTCATTGATGCCAATGTGGAGAGGGTTCTCTGTCGGCTTGACGATATTGATCAGCCGGTTAAACAGGCTGCAACCCGCAAAATATTGCTGCAACGCTGTAGCGAACTGCTTCCTCAGGATGATGCCAGAAATTTCAATCAGGCCCTGATGGAATTCGGTGCGCTGATTTGCACACCCAAGAAACCATCCTGTACCACTTGCCCGCTTCAGCAGCACTGTCAGGCTTACCTGAAAGATATCGTTGACCTTCGCCCTGTGCCGGGGAAAAAAGAACAGCGCATTGATATCTTCATGGCTTGCGGCATTATCCGGCAGGGGGATCGCTTTTTTATTCAGCAGCGTATGGAAAAGGATGTCTGGGGCGGTTTGTGGGAATTCCCTGGTGGACGACTCAAGGAGGGAGAGAATTCAGAGCAGGCCGCTGTGCGTGAGATCCTTGAGGAAACAGAGTTTCAGGTAAGCGAGGTACGCCCCTTTGCTACAGCGGTCCACCATTACACAAAATATCGTGTTACCCTGGATGCCTTCTTCTGCACTTTGGCAGATCAGCAAGTAACCGAGCCGGTGTTGCATGCGGCGAGTCAGTACAAATGGGTTACGCTCAAGGAGCTGAGCCACTTTGCCTTTCCCTCAGGACATCGTCAGCTGATTGAAAAACTCCACTGA
- a CDS encoding SelT/SelW/SelH family (seleno)protein: MKVTIEYCTAUNYKPRASSLEDELKKEFGAEVELIPGSGGVFTVCVDGKQIYSKHETGRFPDEGEIVGLIL, translated from the coding sequence ATGAAAGTCACTATTGAATACTGCACGGCGTGAAACTACAAGCCAAGAGCCTCCAGTTTGGAGGACGAGTTAAAGAAGGAATTCGGCGCAGAGGTTGAGCTTATTCCGGGCTCTGGTGGCGTGTTTACTGTCTGTGTTGATGGCAAGCAAATCTACTCCAAGCATGAAACAGGTCGTTTTCCCGATGAAGGGGAGATTGTTGGACTGATTCTCTAA